From the genome of Vigna angularis cultivar LongXiaoDou No.4 chromosome 11, ASM1680809v1, whole genome shotgun sequence, one region includes:
- the LOC108318819 gene encoding uncharacterized protein At4g28440 gives MATTMTKRKPVFVKVDQLTPGTNGHTLTVKVVSSKPVKTVSNRGGRSSVLTARPSRIAECLVGDETGTIIFTARNEQVDLMNAGATLTLRNAKIDMFKGSMRLAVDRWGRIEATEPADFEVKEDNNLSLVEYELVNVVEE, from the exons ATGGCGACAACAATGACGAAACGAAAACCAGTGTTTGTGAAGGTGGATCAACTAACACCTGGCACCAACGGCCACACGCTGACGGTGAAGGTGGTGAGCTCTAAGCCGGTGAAGACGGTGAGCAACCGCGGTGGTCGATCATCGGTGCTAACGGCGCGACCGTCGCGCATCGCCGAGTGCCTCGTTGGCGACGAAACCGGAACCATAATCTTCACTGCTCGCAACGAACAGG TGGACCTCATGAATGCTGGTGCTACTTTAACTCTGCGTAATGCAAAGATTGACATGTTCAAGGGATCTATGAGGCTTGCAGTTGATAGATGGGGGCGTATTGAAGCCACAGAACCTGCAGATTTTGAAGTTAAAGAGGATAACAATCTTTCTTTAGTTGAATATGAATTAGTTAATGTTGTTGAAGAGTGA
- the LOC108318839 gene encoding protein NUCLEAR FUSION DEFECTIVE 6, mitochondrial isoform X4, protein MASTAGAAARSILRSCSGRRAAFRLGSEAKAGRSRFGVASNKPLSQSTLRCPVELSFCVESMLPYHMATASALMTSMLSVSRRSYGWLPEEEEGS, encoded by the exons ATGGCATCGACCGCCGGCGCCGCTGCCAGATCGATACTCCGATCATGTTCGGGTCGTCGCGCTGCGTTCCGTCTCGGCTCGGAAGCTAAAGCTGGTCGCTCTCGGTTCGGCGTTGCTTCCAATAAACCTCTCTCCCAATCAACACTGAG GTGTCCCGTTGAATTGAGCTTTTGTGTGGAATCCATGCTGCCGTACCACATGGCAACTGCTTCCGCTTTGATGACTTCAATGCTCTCTGTGTCTCGTCGCAGCTACGGTTGGCTTCCTGAAG AAGAAGAGGGGTCATGA
- the LOC108318839 gene encoding protein NUCLEAR FUSION DEFECTIVE 6, mitochondrial isoform X3 gives MASTAGAAARSILRSCSGRRAAFRLGSEAKAGRSRFGVASNKPLSQSTLRCPVELSFCVESMLPYHMATASALMTSMLSVSRRSYGWLPEDCNDDV, from the exons ATGGCATCGACCGCCGGCGCCGCTGCCAGATCGATACTCCGATCATGTTCGGGTCGTCGCGCTGCGTTCCGTCTCGGCTCGGAAGCTAAAGCTGGTCGCTCTCGGTTCGGCGTTGCTTCCAATAAACCTCTCTCCCAATCAACACTGAG GTGTCCCGTTGAATTGAGCTTTTGTGTGGAATCCATGCTGCCGTACCACATGGCAACTGCTTCCGCTTTGATGACTTCAATGCTCTCTGTGTCTCGTCGCAGCTACGGTTGGCTTCCTGAAG ATTGCAATGATGATGTGTGA
- the LOC108318839 gene encoding protein NUCLEAR FUSION DEFECTIVE 6, mitochondrial isoform X2, which translates to MASTAGAAARSILRSCSGRRAAFRLGSEAKAGRSRFGVASNKPLSQSTLRCPVELSFCVESMLPYHMATASALMTSMLSVSRRSYGWLPEGQEKTI; encoded by the exons ATGGCATCGACCGCCGGCGCCGCTGCCAGATCGATACTCCGATCATGTTCGGGTCGTCGCGCTGCGTTCCGTCTCGGCTCGGAAGCTAAAGCTGGTCGCTCTCGGTTCGGCGTTGCTTCCAATAAACCTCTCTCCCAATCAACACTGAG GTGTCCCGTTGAATTGAGCTTTTGTGTGGAATCCATGCTGCCGTACCACATGGCAACTGCTTCCGCTTTGATGACTTCAATGCTCTCTGTGTCTCGTCGCAGCTACGGTTGGCTTCCTGAAG GCCAAGAGAAGACtatttga
- the LOC108318839 gene encoding protein NUCLEAR FUSION DEFECTIVE 6, mitochondrial isoform X5, which translates to MASTAGAAARSILRSCSGRRAAFRLGSEAKAGRSRFGVASNKPLSQSTLRCPVELSFCVESMLPYHMATASALMTSMLSVSRRSYGWLPEGS; encoded by the exons ATGGCATCGACCGCCGGCGCCGCTGCCAGATCGATACTCCGATCATGTTCGGGTCGTCGCGCTGCGTTCCGTCTCGGCTCGGAAGCTAAAGCTGGTCGCTCTCGGTTCGGCGTTGCTTCCAATAAACCTCTCTCCCAATCAACACTGAG GTGTCCCGTTGAATTGAGCTTTTGTGTGGAATCCATGCTGCCGTACCACATGGCAACTGCTTCCGCTTTGATGACTTCAATGCTCTCTGTGTCTCGTCGCAGCTACGGTTGGCTTCCTGAAG GTAGCTAA
- the LOC108318839 gene encoding protein NUCLEAR FUSION DEFECTIVE 6, mitochondrial isoform X1 encodes MASTAGAAARSILRSCSGRRAAFRLGSEAKAGRSRFGVASNKPLSQSTLRCPVELSFCVESMLPYHMATASALMTSMLSVSRRSYGWLPEGIVSASTAL; translated from the exons ATGGCATCGACCGCCGGCGCCGCTGCCAGATCGATACTCCGATCATGTTCGGGTCGTCGCGCTGCGTTCCGTCTCGGCTCGGAAGCTAAAGCTGGTCGCTCTCGGTTCGGCGTTGCTTCCAATAAACCTCTCTCCCAATCAACACTGAG GTGTCCCGTTGAATTGAGCTTTTGTGTGGAATCCATGCTGCCGTACCACATGGCAACTGCTTCCGCTTTGATGACTTCAATGCTCTCTGTGTCTCGTCGCAGCTACGGTTGGCTTCCTGAAGGTATAGTCTCTGCTTCTACTGCATTGTAA
- the LOC108332430 gene encoding nuclear cap-binding protein subunit 2, translated as MALLFKDPSKLSAYRDRRFPGTQEDFEHALQTSSTVYVGNMSFYTTEEQVYELFSRAGEIKKIIMGLDKNTKTPCGFCFVLYYSREDTEDACKYISGTILDDRLIRVDFDWGFQDGRQWGRGRSGGQVRDEYRTDYDPGRGGYGKLVQKELEVQRQLVDYGTGSLGSFPPVIPSSYGRHGGGHGHGHGHGGSHRHGRDYYRKRHRDDDRHTHESSKRTSDHDSRRNTDHESRPEKNPRFRESGDSDDEEEDDRKRRA; from the exons ATGGCGTTGTTATTCAAG GATCCGTCGAAGCTTTCGGCGTATCGAGACCGAAGATTTCCCGGAACGCAAGAGGATTTTGAGCATGCCCTTCAGACTTCATCCACGGTTTACGTTGGGAACATGTCCTTTTACACAACGGAGGAGCAAGTTTACGAACTCTTCTCTCGCGCTGGGGAAATCAAGAAGATCATTATGGGTTTGGACAAGAACACCAAAACACCCTGTGGCTTCTGTTTCGTTTT ATATTATTCTCGTGAAGATACTGAGGATGCTTGCAAATACATAAGTGGGACGATACTGGATGATCGTCTTATTCGTGTTGATTTTGATTGGGGGTTCCAGGATGGAAGACAATGGGGTCGTGGGAGGAGTGGTGGCCAG GTCCGGGACGAGTATCGTACTGATTATGATCCTG GTAGAGGAGGTTATGGGAAGCTGGTCCAGAAAGAGTTAGAAGTACAAAGGCAGCTTGTAGATTATGGCACTGGTTCTTTGGGTTCCTTTCCACCAGTTATTCCTAGTTCCT ATGGTAGACACGGTGGAGGTCATGGGCATGGACACGGTCATGGTGGTTCTCATCGGCACGGTAGAG ATTACTATAGAAAGAGACACCGAGATGATGATCGCCACACACACGAGTCCTCAAAAAGAACTTCAGATCACGATTCTCGGAGGAACACTGATCATGAATCTAGACCG GAAAAAAATCCACGGTTTCGTGAGAGTGGtgattctgatgatgaggaggaagatgatAGAAAAAGACGGGCTTAA